In Cicer arietinum cultivar CDC Frontier isolate Library 1 chromosome 7, Cicar.CDCFrontier_v2.0, whole genome shotgun sequence, a single window of DNA contains:
- the LOC101509985 gene encoding protein NRT1/ PTR FAMILY 4.5-like: MDSKDEANVKDVEYQAMNNPKQGGFRATYFVFAMMLLDNIGFVANMVSLVLYFLFVMHFDSSGSSTTTTNFLGTTFLLTVVGGFISDTYMNRLNTCILFGIIQLLGYALLVIQSYNLNLQPKLCGQQSCLSGTKALLFYTSIYLLALGGGGIRGCVPALGADQFDDKNPKEHLKLASFFNWFLFSITIGASLGVTFVVYVSIQYDWYKGFLISLSCSSAALICIFAGKSFYRTRIPGDSPLLSVLQVLVVTVKNWRVKVPDNSEELYEIHSHKSTLKKKLIPHTNQFRVLDKAAIQPKGTEAIKWKVCTVTQVEEVKILTRMMPILLSTIIMNTCLAQLQTFSVQQGIIMNTFIGTFNIPAASIPVIPLVFMTLLIPVYEFAFIPLIRKITGHPNGITELQRVGVGLVLSAISMVIAGFVEVKRKHNFNDHNHKISLFWLSFHYAIFGIADMFTLVGLLEFFYKEAPQGMRSLSTSFSFLSLSIGFYLSTIFVEIINSVTSKIAKSNKGWLEGRDLNQNHVELFYWFLAILSMINFAIYIICAKWYKYRNDVSFDSEMMLKDLDTTTNHENVLSTNNVFKFQDIPLNEEERQETSH, from the exons ATG GATTCTAAAGATGAGGCTAATGTTAAAGATGTTGAGTACCAAGCAATGAATAATCCAAAACAAGGAGGATTTAGAGCTACTTATTTCGTCTTTG cAATGATGTTGTTGGACAACATAGGATTTGTAGCAAACATGGTAAGTTTGGTGTTATATTTCTTGTTTGTGATGCATTTTGATTCCTCTGGCTCTTCAACAACTACCACAAACTTCTTGGGAACTACTTTCTTGCTCACTGTCGTTGGAGGCTTCATCTCTGATACTTATATGAACCGTCTCAACACTTGCATCCTCTTTGGCATTATTCAGTTGTTG GGATACGCCTTACTTGTGATTCAATCCTACAACTTGAACCTTCAACCAAAACTATGTGGCCAACAAAGTTGTTTGAGTGGAACAAAAGCTTTACTTTTCTACACTTCAATATACTTGCTTGCgcttggtggtggtggtatcaGAGGCTGTGTACCTGCATTAGGAGCTGATCAATTTGATGATAAGAATCCAAAAGAACATCTCAAACTAGCTAGCTTCTTCAATTGGTTTTTGTTTAGTATCACAATTGGAGCTAGCTTGGGAGTCACGTTTGTTGTTTATGTTAGCATACAATACGATTGGTACAAAGGTTTTCTTATATCTTTGTCATGTTCTTCTGCTGCACTTATTTGCATTTTCGCTGGAAAGAGTTTCTATCGTACTCGAATTCCAGGAGATAGTCCTTTGTTGAGTGTTTTACAG GTGCTGGTTGTCACAGTTAAGAATTGGAGGGTGAAAGTACCTGATAATTCTGAAGAGTTGTATGAAATACATAGTCATAAGTCTACTTTGAAGAAAAAACTCATCCCTCACACAAATCAATTCAG GGTTCTAGACAAAGCTGCCATTCAACCAAAAGGCACAGAAGCAATAAAATGGAAAGTATGCACAGTGACACAAGTAGAAGAAGTAAAGATTCTAACAAGAATGATGCCAATACTTCTAAGTACAATCATCATGAACACATGTTTAGCTCAACTCCAAACCTTCTCAGTCCAACAAGGAATCATAATGAACACATTCATAGGCACTTTCAACATTCCAGCAGCTTCAATACCTGTTATCCCACTAGTCTTCATGACCCTTTTGATACCAGTTTATGAATTTGCATTTATACCACTTATAAGAAAAATCACTGGTCACCCAAATGGAATAACAGAACTACAAAGAGTTGGTGTTGGTTTAGTTTTGTCAGCAATCTCAATGGTAATAGCTGGTTTTGTAGAAGTGAaaagaaaacacaatttcaaTGATCATAACCACAAAATAAGCCTCTTTTGGCTTTCTTTTCATTATGCAATCTTTGGTATTGCTGACATGTTCACATTGGTTGGACTATTGGAATTTTTCTACAAAGAAGCACCTCAAGGAATGAGATCATTATCAACTTCTTTCTCATTTCTTTCACTATCAATTGGTTTTTACTTGAGTACTATTTTTGTTGAGATCATAAATTCAGTGACAAGTAAGATTGCAAAGAGTAATAAAGGGTGGCTTGAAGGAAGAGACTTGAACCAAAACCATGTTGAGCTATTTTATTGGTTTTTGGCCATACTTAGTATGATCAACTTTGCTATTTATATCATTTGTGCTAAATGGTATAAATATAGGAATGATGTTTCATTTGATAGTGAAATGATGCTCAAAGATTTAGATACTACAACTAATCATGAAAATGTGTTGTCTACAAACAATGTGTTCAAATTTCAAGATATTCCCCTCAATGAAGAAGAGAGACAAGAAACCTCTCACTAA
- the LOC101504540 gene encoding pectin acetylesterase 10-like produces MAMCQTSKSFGSIKVLWVLGFIGLVIVKGVEGLENGNVTDMQFVGGRGFYNRPLMVGLTLINGAAAKGAVCLDGSLPGYHFHRGYGSGSNSWLVHLEGGGWCGTIRNCIYSKKTRHGSSVFMEKQIPFIGILSNKAEENPDFYNWNRVKVRYCDGASFSGDSQNEAARLYFRGQRIWQVAMEDLMSKGMRYATQALLSGCSAGGLASILHCDEFRELFPRTTRVKCFSDAGLFLDSVDVSGRRSLRNLFGSVVTLQGVHKSLPRSCTSHLNPILCFFPQHLIASVRTPLFLLNAAYDSWQIQASLAPPSADWHWNWYECRKNFARCSAPQIQYLQGFRNQMLRVTRGFSRSRQNGLFINSCFAHCQSERQDTWFARDSPHIGNKGIAQSVGNWFFNRVGVQAIGCPYPCDKTCHNLVFN; encoded by the exons ATGGCAATGTGCCAAACAAGTAAGAGTTTTGGAAGCATCAAGGTGCTATGGGTTTTGGGGTTTATAGGGTTGGTGATTGTGAAAGGGGTAGAGGGTTTGGAGAATGGTAATGTGACAGACATGCAATTTGTTGGGGGAAGAGGTTTCTACAATAGACCTTTGATGGTTGGTCTTACTCTTATAAATGGCGCTGCTGCTAAAGGAGCTG TTTGTCTTGATGGATCTTTACCGGGCTATCACTTCCACCGTGGATACGGATCAGGATCAAACAGTTGGCTGGTACATCTTGAG GGAGGAGGCTGGTGTGGAACTATCAGAAATTGCATTTACAGTAAGAAAACTCGTCACGGTTCATCAGTATTTATGGAAAAACAAATACCATTTATTGGGATATTGAGCAACAAAGCTGAGGAAAATCCAG ATTTTTACAATTGGAATAGAGTTAAAGTTCGCTATTGTGACGGTGCATCATTTAGTGGGGACAGTCAAAATGAG GCAGCAAGGTTATATTTCAGAGGGCAACGTATCTGGCAAGTCGCTATGGAGGATTTAATGTCAAAAGGGATGCGCTATGCCACACAG gcTCTTCTATCTGGATGTTCTGCAGGAGGTTTAGCATCTATACTACATTGCGATGAATTTCGGGAATTGTTTCCCAGAACAACTAGAGTAAAGTGCTTTAGTGATGCTGGATTATTCCTTGACTC TGTTGATGTATCTGGCCGTCGAAGTTTAAGGAATTTGTTTGGAAGTGTAGTCACATTGCAG GGAGTGCATAAGAGCCTTCCAAGGAGTTGTACCAGTCACCTCAATCCAATTTTG TGCTTTTTCCCTCAGCATTTAATTGCCAGTGTTAGGACCCCACTATTTCTTCTCAATGCAGCTTATGATAGTTGGCAG ATTCAAGCCAGTCTAGCTCCACCATCTGCTGACTGGCACTGGAATTGGTATGAATGCAGAAAAAATTTTGCACGTTGCAGTGCACCACAGATACAATATCTGCAAG GTTTTCGAAATCAGATGCTTAGAGTTACAAGAGGCTTCTCAAGGTCTCGCCAAAATGGGTTATTCATTAATTCCTGTTTCGCTCACTGCCAATCTGAAAGACAGGATACCTGGTTCGCTCGTGATTCTCCTCATATTGGAAATAAA GGGATAGCACAATCTGTTGGGAACTGGTTTTTTAATAGAGTTGGTGTCCAAGCTATTGGGTGTCCTTACCCTTGTGACAAAACCTGCCATAATTTGGTTTTCAACTAA
- the LOC101504852 gene encoding auxin-responsive protein IAA31, which yields MGTLEQQIDAYQTQSSSSSSSSIDSNNYPSSLCLSTLCRKRTDNLSTDLRLGLSISPPSSSHQSQLPFISTTPREEAFDWPPIKSTLRTTLVEKQSNFQSQKPSLFVKVYMEGIPIGRKLNLLAHHSYDGLVKALCHMFRTIILCPNSQPLNPRNFHVLTYEDQEGDWMMVGDVPWEMFLSSVKRLKITRANSC from the exons ATGGGAACATTAGAACAACAAATTGATGCTTATCAAACCcaatcatcttcatcttcttcttcttcaattgATAGTAATAACTATCCTTCATCACTCTGCCTCTCAACTCTATGTAGAAAAAGAACTGATAATTTGAGCACTGACCTTAGACTTGGTCTAAGCATCTCTCCTCCTTCTTCTTCTCATCAATCTCAATTACCATTCATTTCAACAACACcaag GGAGGAAGCATTTGACTGGCCACCAATTAAATCCACATTGAGGACCACATTGGTTGAGAAACAAAGCAATTTTCAGAGTCAAAAACCTTCTTTATTTGTCAAAGTTTATATGGAAGGCATTCCAATTGgtagaaaattaaatttgttggcACATCATAGCTATGATGGACTTGTAAAAGCTCTTTGTCATATGTTTAGGACCATTATTCTCT gtCCTAACTCTCAACCACTTAATCCTCGGAATTTTCATGTCTTAACTTATGAGGATCAAGAAGGGGACTGGATGATGGTTGGAGATGTGCCTTGGGA GATGTTCTTGTCCAGTGTGAAGAGGCTGAAGATCACAAGAGCTAACAGCTGCTAG
- the LOC101505711 gene encoding chromatin structure-remodeling complex protein BSH isoform X2 encodes MKTPVSGFYKNPVKFRMPTSENLVPLRLDIEIDGHRYKDAFTWNPSDPDSEVVVFAKRTVKDLKLPPPFVTQIAQSIQSQLAEFRSYDGQDMYAGEKIVPIKLDLRVNHTLVKDQFLWDLNNFDSDPEEFARTFCKDMGIEDPEVGPAIAFAIREQLYEIAIQSVVSARESRLSKKGRRGADFTPVSKGGAVAVDLVKLFGIKSSVVRKRKEWDVYEPIVDLLSNEEVDVLEAKEEKNFR; translated from the exons ATGAAAACCCCTGTTTCCGGTTTCTACAAAAATCCCGTCAAGTTCAGGAT GCCAACTTCGGAAAACCTTGTACCCCTTCGACTTGACATCGAAATCGACGGCCACAGATACAAGGATGCTTTCACTTGGAACCCTTCTG ATCCTGATTCTGAGGTTGTGGTCTTTGCTAAAAGAACTGTTAAAGACTTGAAGCTACCTCCTCCTTTTGTTACTCAAATTGCTCAATCCATTCAA TCACAGCTAGCTGAATTTCGATCCTATGACGGCCAAGATATGTATGCTGGAGAGAAGATTGTTCCCATCAag CTTGATCTTCGTGTAAATCATACTCTTGTAAAAGACCAGTTTTTATGG GATTTAAACAACTTTGATAGTGATCCTGAAGAGTTTGCAAGAACCTTCTGCAAAGACATGGGCATTGAGGATCCTGAGGTTGGA CCAGCTATTGCCTTTGCCATCAGAGAACAGCTTTATGAG ATTGCAATTCAAAGCGTGGTTTCAGCAAGAGAAAGCAGATTAAGTAAGAAGGGTCGTCGAGGGGCTGACTTTACTCCAGTCAG TAAAGGAGGTGCTGTAGCAGTGGACTTGGTCAAGTTATTTGGTATCAAATCTAGTGTTGTTCG GAAAAGAAAGGAGTGGGACGTATATGAACCCATTGTGGATCTTCTATCTAATGAGGAAGTTGATGTCCTTGAAGCAAAGGAAGAGAAAAATTTCAGGTGA
- the LOC101505711 gene encoding chromatin structure-remodeling complex protein BSH isoform X1: MKTPVSGFYKNPVKFRMPTSENLVPLRLDIEIDGHRYKDAFTWNPSDPDSEVVVFAKRTVKDLKLPPPFVTQIAQSIQSQLAEFRSYDGQDMYAGEKIVPIKLDLRVNHTLVKDQFLWDLNNFDSDPEEFARTFCKDMGIEDPEVGPAIAFAIREQLYEIAIQSVVSARESRLSKKGRRGADFTPVSKGGAVAVDLVKLFGIKSSVVRKRKEWDVYEPIVDLLSNEEVDVLEAKEEKNFRGSISNNI; this comes from the exons ATGAAAACCCCTGTTTCCGGTTTCTACAAAAATCCCGTCAAGTTCAGGAT GCCAACTTCGGAAAACCTTGTACCCCTTCGACTTGACATCGAAATCGACGGCCACAGATACAAGGATGCTTTCACTTGGAACCCTTCTG ATCCTGATTCTGAGGTTGTGGTCTTTGCTAAAAGAACTGTTAAAGACTTGAAGCTACCTCCTCCTTTTGTTACTCAAATTGCTCAATCCATTCAA TCACAGCTAGCTGAATTTCGATCCTATGACGGCCAAGATATGTATGCTGGAGAGAAGATTGTTCCCATCAag CTTGATCTTCGTGTAAATCATACTCTTGTAAAAGACCAGTTTTTATGG GATTTAAACAACTTTGATAGTGATCCTGAAGAGTTTGCAAGAACCTTCTGCAAAGACATGGGCATTGAGGATCCTGAGGTTGGA CCAGCTATTGCCTTTGCCATCAGAGAACAGCTTTATGAG ATTGCAATTCAAAGCGTGGTTTCAGCAAGAGAAAGCAGATTAAGTAAGAAGGGTCGTCGAGGGGCTGACTTTACTCCAGTCAG TAAAGGAGGTGCTGTAGCAGTGGACTTGGTCAAGTTATTTGGTATCAAATCTAGTGTTGTTCG GAAAAGAAAGGAGTGGGACGTATATGAACCCATTGTGGATCTTCTATCTAATGAGGAAGTTGATGTCCTTGAAGCAAAGGAAGAGAAAAATTTCAG GGGGTccatatcaaataatatttag
- the LOC101505378 gene encoding uncharacterized protein: MASWKKTITTPFKKACTFFNQQPPRDLKKSQTEQERRVMDLHGEVMACGYEDVQVMWSILDRSKATSTDCNITSST, translated from the exons ATGGCTTCTTGGAAGAAAACCATCACAACACCATTCAAAAAAGCTTGTACTTTCTTTAACCAGCAACCACCAAGGGATCTTAAGAAGTCTCAAACAG AGCAAGAGAGGCGTGTAATGGATCTACATGGTGAAGTGATGGCATGTGGATATGAAGATGTTCAAGTTATGTGGTCAATTCTGGATAGGTCCAAAGCCACATCAACAGACTGTAACATAACTTCTTCAACATGA